A region of the Candidatus Giovannonibacteria bacterium genome:
GCTGGAGCTTTTTTCTTACAAGCCGGGCGGAGCGCTTAAAATAAATCTCATCTATGACTACCGCCAGGACGCGACTTTGAAACTCCAAAAACTGGGAATCGCGGTTAAAGACACGAAGTCCTCCTACGAAACGGTTAAAGCGCAGTACGAAGCAATGAAAGTTTCTTACGGAACCCTTAAAACGGCGTACGAAAAGCGCTTTGCCGAGTTTGAAGCGCGCCAAGAGGATTACAACGCCGAAGTGGCATCATGGAACCGGCGCGGAGGCGCGCCTAAAGATGTCTACGACCGCCTGACGGCGGAAAAAAACGCGCTTGACCAGGAATTTTCAAAAATAAAAGCGCTGGAAGCAGAGCTCAACGCAAAAGTAGACGACATAAACGCCTTTGTCGTCGTGCTGAATAGATTGGCGCAGACGCTCAACCTCAACGTCGCAAAATACAACGAAATCGGCGGCAGCGCCGGGCGAGAGTTTGAAGAAGGAACCTACCGGAGCGGCTCCGGGGGCGAGCAAATAGACATTTACCAGTTTGACAGCCGGCAAAAATTGGTAAGGGTGCTGGCGCACGAGCTTGGGCACGCGTTGGGGCTGGAGCATCTGGAAAACTCCAAAGCGATAATGTACCGCCTAAACAGCGGGGCAAACGAAACCGCAACCCCCGACGACCTTGCGGCGCTGAAGGCGCTCTGCGAGATAAAATAAAAGGTGGCGGCACATAGCCGCCCGCTTCAGATTCTTTTTACAAACCGGGGCTGATTAAAAATAAGCGGTTTGATCTCGCTCTATGTCTCATAATTGCGCTCCTTCCAACGAACAAATACTAAAACAAGTTTAACGCGCAGCGCCGAGAAAGTCAATTGCTAAAATTGTTGTGTTTTTTATTTTGGTTTGCTATCATTTGAATGTATATGCAAACGAAAGATATTCAGAAAATTAAAAAAAACTGAAAGACCGAAAGGCAATTCTCCGATGCACCAATGCTTAAGGAGCGACTTGTAACCTAAACACTATGAAAAATTTTGACTTAATCATCATCGGCGGCGGAGCGGGCGCGTTTGCCGCCGCTATCCGCGCCAATGAGCTAAAAGCGAAAACGGCGATTGTGAATGCCGGACTGCCGCTCGGCGGCACCTGCGTCAATGTTGGGTGCGTACCGTCAAAGACGCTTCTTTACGCTGGTGAAGTGTTACATCACGCCAAACATCACGGCGTTCCCGGCGTTGAGCTTGAAGTGAAAAATTTTGATTTTCAAAAAGTCGTGCAAGACGAGCTCTCGCTTGTGGAAAAATTGCGTCAAGAGAAATACGAAAAAGTATTAAAAAATTTAGAGCATGTAACCGCCATCGAGGGCAAAGCAAAATTTGTTTCTCAAAACGAGGTAGAGGTGAATGGAGAAAAGTTGAGTGCGGAAAAATTTATTATCGCTGCCGGATCAACAGCAACAGTGCCGCCCATAGAAAATATCCGCGAAGTCGGATTCGTTACGCATATTGAAGCGTTGCGACTTCCGCGCCAGCCGAAAGAGCTAGTTATCATCGGCGCGGGACCGCTTGGCTTAGAGTTTGCCCAGATGTTCGCTCGCTTTGGCACGAAAGTAACTGTTTTACAGCGCGGCGATTCAATTTTACCGCACTCTGAAAAAACTCTCACCGATCGTCTCACCGAAATCCTCTCAAAAGAAGGAATTACTATCAAAACAAATGTTGAGGTAAAAAGCGCCCGCCTGCGCCAAGGCTCCGGCGGGCAAGCGCGCAAAGTATTGACATGCACACAAACCGACCTGTCCGCCGAAACTTCAGTGGAGGCGGATGAAATACTTTTAGCGGCAGGCAAAACGCCCAACACGCAAGGACTCGGTCTCGATGTTGTTGGCGTTGAAATTGATAAACGGCAAGCAATCGTTGTCAATCAAAATTTCCAAACAACCGATAAAAACATTTTTGCAGTCGGCGATGTTACAAACGGCCCCTTGCGGCTTGAGCCGACCGCCGGACGCGAGGGCACGCTTGCGGCAGAAAACGCACTCAAAGGTGCGGCACTTTCGATTGATTACAACGCCGTACCCTACACCATTTTTACCGACCCCCAACTTGCGGGTGTCGGCTTTACCGAAGACGAGCAGATGAAGCAAATGGGCGTTTGTGCCTGCCGCACGGTTTCGTTTGAAAATGTGCCGAAAGCGATTCTAATGCACCGCACCGAGGGAATGATAAAAATGGCAATTCACCCGCAAACAAAACAAATTCTCGGCGTGCATATTCTTGCGCCGAACGCCGGTGAGCTGATCGCCGAAGCGATGATGCTGGTAAAAAACAAAAATACGATTGACGATGTGGTGAATTCTCTCCCGATGTTCCCGACGCTTTCCGAGGCGATAAAGATTGTCGCACTCTCATTTACCAAAGATATTTCCAAATTAAGCTGTTGTATATGAAAAAATTTTTAAATCTTTTTGGAACCGGGGCATCTGGTATTATTGCCGTAGCAGTGTGTCCTTCCTGCATACCCGCTTTAGCTTCACTCGTTACCTCATTGGGGATTTGGCCATTCTTTCAACTGAAATATATGCAGCCATTGGCGATTATTGCCTTTCTTATCGGGCTTTTTGGCCTCATCTATTCTTGGCGGCGACATAAAAACTTCGTTCCTCTTATAATTGGAATCGTCAGCATCTTTTGGCTTTATGTTGCTATATTCATCAAATTTTATACCATTCTTTACTGGCAGGTTTGGTTTCCTACGCTTTTACTAATTTTTTCTTCCGCGATGAATCTCTACTTTGAAAAAACCTGCGCTTCTTGTAAAATATCTGCAGAGGTCGGGAAAAGCAATCAAGAAAAAATCTATGAATAAAAAAGTGCAATTTATAGTCGTTGGACTTTTCCTGCTATTTATCGGGGGCGTTTTTGTCCTTTCTTCAAAAGAAAAGGCTACCCCCTCTAATGTTTTAGTTCCTCAAACCTTGGCTGCAAAATTTGACTACCTTTCCAAAAACGGCAATTCGTCTTGCTCGGCCACATTCAGAGAATCAATTCCGTCAATGCCGGATACTGCTCGTCTTCAAGGTTCATGTTGCAGTCCTATGAGCATGCACCGCTACAACGAACAGATTGAAGGATTGAAAAAATATAGCAACATACCGGAAATTCCTCCTGACCCTTATGATGTTGAGGTCGGCCTCGCAAAAAAGCTGATGGGTTACTACGATATGAAACTCACGCCAGAAGAACAAAAGGTGTATGAATATGCAATGCAAAACTCCGATGAAAAAGGGCCGTGCTGTTGCAAGTGCTGGCGATGGTATGTGTATGGAGGACTGGGAAAACTTCTTATCCAAAAGTACGGTTTTACTGGCGAGCAAGTTACGGAAGTATGGAATTTGTCTGATGGCTGTGGAGGTGCAGACGATCATTTGCATTGATTGAAACTTTGTAAGCCCGCCAAAAAATCGTCAGCCAAGCGAGTGCATGGCGGAAAAGAGGGAGGGTATGGGGGTCACAGCACCAGAGCAAAGCTCGGAAAGTCTAATTCCGGAGCCAACGGCCGGGATTGAACCGGCGACCTACTCCTTACCATGGAGTTGCTCTACCGCTGAGCTACGTTGGCCTAAAAAATAATTTTTGCGCAGGGCAGGATTCGAACCTGCGTAGCCCTTCCGGGCGCGCGGTTTACAGCCGCGTGCGATTGACCACTCCGCCACCTGCGCCTATTACGCAACTATTTTAACCTTTTTCGGCTTTTCTGGCAAAGGTGCAGACAGTTTTTGGGCGGAGATTATAAACTCGCCGTTTTTGAACTCCACCGAAGCTACGTCTCCTTCCTTGATTTCTTTGGAGATAATTTTCTCCGCCAAGGGATTTAAAATCCTGTTTTGAATAAGGCGGCGCAGCGGCCGCGCGCCGTAATTTGGGTCGTAACCCTCTTTGGCCAGCGCGTCCTCGGCGGACTTCTGCACCAAAATCTCAATGCCCCTGCCGCTTACGCGCCGGGCGAGCTTCATAATCTGTATTTTGGCGATTTGCTTCAGCATCTCCGGCGTCAGGGAATTAAATATGATTATCTCGTCCAAGCGGTTTAAAAATTCCGGACGGAAATGGTTCTCCAGCGCGCGCTGGATTTTGGTTTTAAGCTCGTCTCCACGCTTGGCGGCTTTCCTGTCGCTCTCCGAAACAAACCCCAAACTCCCCATCTCGCGGATAAATTCCCCGCCTATATTGGAGGTCATGATTATAACCGTGTTTTTAAAATTTACGTGCCTTCCTTTGGCGTCGGTGAGGGTGCCGTTGTCCAAGATCTGGAGCATTATGTTGAATACCTCCGGATGCGCTTTTTCAATCTCGTCAAAAAGCAAAACGGCGTAAGGCCTGTGGCGGATGGCTTCAGTAAGATGTCCGCTTTCTTCATAGCCGACGTATCCCGGCGGCGAGCCGATGAATTTGGAGACGGCGTGCCGCTCCATGTATTCCGACATATCCACCCGCACCAGCGCTTTTTCATCGTTGAAAAGAAACTCAGCCAAGGCCAGAGCCAGCTCGGTTTTTCCAACCCCCGTCGGCCCCAAAAACATGAATGATCCTATGGGCCGCTTCTCGTCCGCGATGCCGGCGCGCGAGCGGCGGATGGCCTGGGACACTTTTTCAATAACCTCTTCCTGGCCCACAACGCGCTTTTTAAGCTCGCCCTCCATTCTCAAAAGTTTTTTGGCTTCGGATTCAAGCATCCGGCGCACGGGTACGCCCGTCCATTTTGAAACAATGTCGGCAATGTCCTCTTCAATGATTTCTTCGCGCAAAATGCGTTTTGACCCCTGCAGTTTCCGGAGCTTGCCCTCTTCGGCAAACAGCTTTTTTTGGAGTTCCGGAACGCGTCCGTAGCGGATTTCGGCGACTTTCGCCAAATCTCCCTTCCGCTCCGCCGCCTCCGATTCCTGGCGCAAAACGTCCAAATCCTTTTTCAGCTGGCGGATGGAATCTATGGTTTCCTTCTCATGCTTCCAGCGGAGCTCCAGCCCGCCGGTTTTTTCCTTAAGCTCTCCGAGCTGTTTGTGTATTTTTCTCACTTTTTGCTTATTGTCCGCGACATTTTCTTCCTTTTTCAGCGCCTCCTTTTCAATCTCCAGCCGCATCGTTTCCCTCCTGGTTTCCTCCAGTTCGTTCGGCATGCTGTCCATCTGAAGGCGCAAGGAAGAGGCGGCTTCGTCTATAAGGTCAATGGCTTTGTCCGGCAGAAAGCGGTCGGTGATGTAGCGCGCGGAAAGATTTACTGCCGCGGTTATCGCCGCATCGGTAATTTTTATGCCGTGGTGCAGCTCGTACTTGCTTTTGATGCCGCGAAGAATTGAAATCGTGTCCTCGGTTGAGGGCTCCTCCACGTAAACCGGCTGGAAACGTCTGGCCAGCGCCGCGTCCTTTTCTATATATTTCTGGTATTCCTTTAAAGTCGTGGCGCCGATCGCGTGCAGCTCTCCGCGCGCCAAAGCGGGTTTTAACATATTGGACGCGTCCATAGACCCCTCGGCGGCTCCGGCGCCCACAAGCGTATGGAGTTCGTCTATGAATAATATGAATTTGCCGGAGGCGCGCTCCAACTCTTTCATTACCGCCTTTAAACGTTCCTCAAATTCTCCCCTGTATTTCGTCCCGGCCACCAAAGCGCCCAAATCAAGTGAAATCAATTCCCTGTCTTTCAGGCCTTCCGGAACGTCTCCGGAGGCGATGCGCAGAGCCAAGCCCTCAACGATAGCGGTTTTTCCCACGCCGGCCTCGCCTATCAAAACCGGATTGTTTTTCGTCCGGCGGGAAAGCACCTGCATCACCCGCCTGATTTCGCCGTCCCGGCCGATAACCGGGTCAAGCTTGTCTTCGCGCGCGAGACGGGTCAGATTTCTGGCGTATCTTTCAAGCGCGCGGTATTTGTGTTCCGGCTCGGCGTCCGTAACCCTCTGGGTTCCGCGTATGTCGGCAAGCGCCCGCAAAACCATTTCGCGGTTTAAAGAAAATCTGGAAAGCAAATCTTTCGCGCGCGACGGCGCTTCCAAAATACCCAAAAACAGGTGCTCGGTTGAAATGAATTCGTCTTTTAAAAAGATAGCCGACTTGTGGGCTTCTTCCAAAATTCTGGCCAGCTCCGGCGTCAAATAAATCTGGTGCGCCGGGGAAAGCACGCTGGAGCGGATGGGGCTCTCAAGCTCGCCCATCATCAAATCCAAAAGGCCGGCGTGGTCTATTTCCAATTTGTCCAGCAAAGACGGCACGACGCCTTCTTCCTGCAAAATCAGCGCGGCCAAAAGGTGCGAGCCGTCTATCTGGCTGGACCCGCGCTCTATCGCCAGCTCATGCGCCTTTTTCAAGGCCTCCTGCGCCTTTATCGTAAATTGTCCTAATGGAGGCATTGTTTTTTTATTAACTCTATGCTAGCATAAAAATCAGAGTAAATCAAACCTTAAGGAGGTGTACTATGCTACCAGAAGTGAAATGTGAGGTCGCGAAAGAAGAATGCGATTTTGTATGGCTGAATGCAGAGGCATGTGGGCCAGTTGATCCTATGTGTCATTCTAAGTCGTTGGTAATCCTGGCATACGAGCACTATGAGGACCATCGTTGCTTTTCGCATGCGGCATATGATTTAGCAGAGACCCTCTGCAAACAAATCGGTATTCCGAGAACCGACGTACCCACAAAAGCTTTCAAGTCGCTACGTTTCTTTTTCGCGGCGTATATTTTAAAAAAACTTCATCCACTAGCAATAAAAACACCGCGCGCCTCATAATTATTCTCACCACAGGCTTACCAAGTTTGATAAGCCCTTTTTTTATTTTTATCTACGCCATGATACTTTTTATATTTATTTCTTATACAGTCGTTTGTAAATCTCATCGCGATGTTCAACAAAATATAAAACTATCTCTTTCTTCTCATGGTTTACCCAAAAGAAAACACGCCAGTCGCCAACGCGTGTTTTATGAAGGCCAATTAAATCTTTCGGCAGCCCGCCCATTGGCCTTGGTATCAAAGCAGGATTTTCTGCCAGCCGATCGAGTTTTTCTATAACCCGCCTGGAGATATTGTTATCAAGTTTATCAAGGCTCTTATCAAAAGTCGGAAGAGGCCTAAGGTTATATGCCATATCTCGATCTGACTTTCTCCCAATCAAGAAATTGGCCCTTTTTATGTTCATGGCGCGCCTTGCGAGCTTGGGCGATAAAGTTCTTATTTCGGCTCAACATATAATTCTCGAGTTCGTCTTGGGCTCGCTCAAAATGCTCGGTGGCTTTAACTAAGTCATCAAAAACTTTTTTAGGCAATGTTATAGTCGTTCCATTCATATTATAAAATTAGCACGGAAGAATGAGAAAATCAAGTTTT
Encoded here:
- a CDS encoding MerC domain-containing protein; translated protein: MKKFLNLFGTGASGIIAVAVCPSCIPALASLVTSLGIWPFFQLKYMQPLAIIAFLIGLFGLIYSWRRHKNFVPLIIGIVSIFWLYVAIFIKFYTILYWQVWFPTLLLIFSSAMNLYFEKTCASCKISAEVGKSNQEKIYE
- the merA gene encoding mercury(II) reductase, coding for MKNFDLIIIGGGAGAFAAAIRANELKAKTAIVNAGLPLGGTCVNVGCVPSKTLLYAGEVLHHAKHHGVPGVELEVKNFDFQKVVQDELSLVEKLRQEKYEKVLKNLEHVTAIEGKAKFVSQNEVEVNGEKLSAEKFIIAAGSTATVPPIENIREVGFVTHIEALRLPRQPKELVIIGAGPLGLEFAQMFARFGTKVTVLQRGDSILPHSEKTLTDRLTEILSKEGITIKTNVEVKSARLRQGSGGQARKVLTCTQTDLSAETSVEADEILLAAGKTPNTQGLGLDVVGVEIDKRQAIVVNQNFQTTDKNIFAVGDVTNGPLRLEPTAGREGTLAAENALKGAALSIDYNAVPYTIFTDPQLAGVGFTEDEQMKQMGVCACRTVSFENVPKAILMHRTEGMIKMAIHPQTKQILGVHILAPNAGELIAEAMMLVKNKNTIDDVVNSLPMFPTLSEAIKIVALSFTKDISKLSCCI
- a CDS encoding AAA family ATPase, encoding MPPLGQFTIKAQEALKKAHELAIERGSSQIDGSHLLAALILQEEGVVPSLLDKLEIDHAGLLDLMMGELESPIRSSVLSPAHQIYLTPELARILEEAHKSAIFLKDEFISTEHLFLGILEAPSRAKDLLSRFSLNREMVLRALADIRGTQRVTDAEPEHKYRALERYARNLTRLAREDKLDPVIGRDGEIRRVMQVLSRRTKNNPVLIGEAGVGKTAIVEGLALRIASGDVPEGLKDRELISLDLGALVAGTKYRGEFEERLKAVMKELERASGKFILFIDELHTLVGAGAAEGSMDASNMLKPALARGELHAIGATTLKEYQKYIEKDAALARRFQPVYVEEPSTEDTISILRGIKSKYELHHGIKITDAAITAAVNLSARYITDRFLPDKAIDLIDEAASSLRLQMDSMPNELEETRRETMRLEIEKEALKKEENVADNKQKVRKIHKQLGELKEKTGGLELRWKHEKETIDSIRQLKKDLDVLRQESEAAERKGDLAKVAEIRYGRVPELQKKLFAEEGKLRKLQGSKRILREEIIEEDIADIVSKWTGVPVRRMLESEAKKLLRMEGELKKRVVGQEEVIEKVSQAIRRSRAGIADEKRPIGSFMFLGPTGVGKTELALALAEFLFNDEKALVRVDMSEYMERHAVSKFIGSPPGYVGYEESGHLTEAIRHRPYAVLLFDEIEKAHPEVFNIMLQILDNGTLTDAKGRHVNFKNTVIIMTSNIGGEFIREMGSLGFVSESDRKAAKRGDELKTKIQRALENHFRPEFLNRLDEIIIFNSLTPEMLKQIAKIQIMKLARRVSGRGIEILVQKSAEDALAKEGYDPNYGARPLRRLIQNRILNPLAEKIISKEIKEGDVASVEFKNGEFIISAQKLSAPLPEKPKKVKIVA
- a CDS encoding type II toxin-antitoxin system RelE/ParE family toxin, with the translated sequence MAYNLRPLPTFDKSLDKLDNNISRRVIEKLDRLAENPALIPRPMGGLPKDLIGLHKTRVGDWRVFFWVNHEKKEIVLYFVEHRDEIYKRLYKK
- a CDS encoding matrixin family metalloprotease, producing MNKAVKITLLIAAIAALVYAFRGQIQEKISGKIELPLANFELPFSAPLSPCQKPIAYGLGAFDEKFGLTQKDFLDAVSKSEDVWERPMALELFSYKPGGALKINLIYDYRQDATLKLQKLGIAVKDTKSSYETVKAQYEAMKVSYGTLKTAYEKRFAEFEARQEDYNAEVASWNRRGGAPKDVYDRLTAEKNALDQEFSKIKALEAELNAKVDDINAFVVVLNRLAQTLNLNVAKYNEIGGSAGREFEEGTYRSGSGGEQIDIYQFDSRQKLVRVLAHELGHALGLEHLENSKAIMYRLNSGANETATPDDLAALKALCEIK